Proteins encoded in a region of the Streptomyces sp. NBC_00258 genome:
- a CDS encoding GTP-binding protein, which produces MDFASSDGGRATTSAKIVVAGGFGVGKTTFVGAVSEINPLRTEAVMTSASAGIDDLTHTGDKTTTTVAMDFGRITLDQDLILYLFGTPGQDRFWFMWDDLVRGAIGAVVLVDTRRLADCFPAVDYFENSGLPFVIALNGFDGHQPYTPDEVREALQIGPDAPIITTDARHRADAKSALITLVEHALMARLR; this is translated from the coding sequence GTGGACTTCGCAAGCTCTGACGGAGGTCGGGCGACCACCTCCGCGAAGATCGTGGTGGCGGGTGGCTTCGGCGTCGGCAAGACCACGTTCGTGGGTGCCGTCTCCGAGATCAACCCGCTGCGCACCGAGGCCGTCATGACGTCCGCCTCGGCGGGCATCGACGACCTCACCCACACCGGGGACAAGACGACGACCACCGTCGCCATGGACTTCGGCCGTATCACCCTGGACCAGGACCTGATCCTGTACCTGTTCGGTACGCCCGGCCAGGACCGCTTCTGGTTCATGTGGGACGACCTGGTACGCGGCGCGATCGGCGCCGTCGTGCTCGTGGACACCCGTCGTCTCGCCGACTGCTTCCCCGCGGTCGACTACTTCGAGAACAGCGGCCTGCCGTTCGTCATAGCCCTGAACGGCTTCGACGGGCACCAGCCCTACACGCCCGACGAGGTCCGGGAGGCTCTGCAGATCGGCCCGGACGCCCCGATCATCACGACGGACGCCCGCCATCGCGCGGACGCCAAGAGTGCGCTGATCACTCTGGTCGAGCACGCCCTGATGGCTCGTCTGCGCTAG
- a CDS encoding sensor histidine kinase, translated as MQGRFKRDGSASAEPEPHGGTGTGSSPQHAQNQGPAQAGDGGERSSRPGAPKGAQGKGGPNAVTGGPGTPPAAPPKAKNPSGPGSRIALRNWRISTRLVSLLALPVVAATSLGALRISDTMDEIQQLENMKLLTDMTKQATELAAALQEERDKSAGPLANGTKASDFTVKGVRDKTDRARAAFMEGTHELDDAGNNENLDGVRDNVVAIATQLNTLSGIRNNAFQDEKNSSQSVESYHRLIEQLLGLSQDMAEATSNPEMIQRTRALAAFSTAKEYASIQRAVIAAALPATDATYGDLSENDRQYGLSAFENQKAELTSFASIYEGNSRELTKPLDEPSPTIKAADTYAERVLRRENGLQLRDKRSYLDWVDADSSKIQEMSKIELTLLNEMEQKARELRNEAEQEAIISGALILLVLGVSLVGAFVVARSMIRSLRRLQDTATKVAQDRLPELVKQLSESDPQDVDTSVESVGVHSKDEIGQVAAAFDDVHREAVRLAAEQALLRGNVNAMFTNLSRRSQGLIQRQLSLISELESREADPDQLSSLFKLDHLATRMRRNGENLLVLAGEEPGRRWTRPVPLVDVLRAAASEVEQYERIELSAVPTTEVAGRVVNDLVHLLAELLENATSFSSPQTKVKVTGHALPDGRVLIEIHDTGIGLSPEDLAAINERLASPPTVDVSVSRRMGLFVVGRLSQRHGIRIQLRPSDSGGTTALVMLPVDVAQGGKKVPGNKQGQGIPAGGGPAAAQAAAGVAAARRGGAGSGPALGAGAPTGGNGGRLNPGPQRGQVGAGTGARAALPRPDAGGRPGGPGPGGPGGSRGPQPPQGRPAPAGAGAPQAFNDFGNNDSGRQDAFGGGRQDTMGGNNRGPVPPQPQQRPAGGDQGRRPPQQPPQLPPRGGPRAELPGGNPQPRVPSWSDDNAQPPVPRSPMDAPRGHEEPDATSQMPRINDRQGPGSPASTSEFPRIDDRQGAGSTGEYPRQDYDAPRSGAGAPQNNGQFVRPDVFGTPNPSGAGQNPSAGGQYNRQDPAATGQFSMPGHDGGSTGQYAAPGQDVQQNNTGQFPAPNHGERQGGGTGQFERPGANGTNGTHPQRPPSRRRPALPPEPEALPPAGPGDGRTPLYDTLETNWFNQAQAGNGEQAPQEPAQAPAAPQRPAPAASGSASWRTTPNDELGRQAERVRQPSAGGVTVSGLPRRVPRANLVAGTAQQQQHQTGPQVSRAPDDVRGRLTNLRRGIQQGRQAGTGQTGSFPSPTHQQER; from the coding sequence GTGCAGGGACGTTTCAAGAGGGATGGCAGCGCTTCGGCGGAGCCGGAGCCGCACGGCGGGACCGGCACCGGTTCCTCGCCCCAGCACGCCCAGAACCAAGGACCGGCGCAGGCCGGCGACGGAGGTGAGCGCTCCTCGCGCCCCGGTGCGCCCAAGGGCGCCCAGGGCAAGGGCGGTCCGAACGCGGTGACCGGTGGCCCCGGTACCCCGCCCGCCGCACCGCCCAAAGCGAAGAACCCCAGCGGCCCCGGCTCGCGAATAGCTCTGCGCAACTGGCGCATCTCCACGCGTCTGGTCTCGCTGCTCGCGCTGCCCGTGGTCGCCGCCACCTCGCTGGGCGCCCTGCGCATCAGCGACACGATGGACGAGATCCAGCAGCTCGAGAACATGAAGCTGCTGACCGACATGACGAAGCAGGCGACCGAGCTCGCCGCCGCGCTCCAGGAGGAGCGCGACAAGTCGGCCGGTCCGCTCGCCAACGGCACGAAGGCGTCCGACTTCACCGTCAAGGGCGTCCGCGACAAGACCGACCGTGCGCGTGCCGCCTTCATGGAGGGCACCCACGAGCTCGACGACGCGGGCAACAACGAGAACCTCGACGGCGTCCGGGACAACGTGGTGGCCATCGCCACCCAGCTGAACACCCTGAGCGGCATCCGCAACAACGCCTTCCAGGACGAGAAGAACTCCTCCCAGTCGGTCGAGTCGTACCACCGGCTGATCGAGCAGCTGCTCGGCCTCTCCCAGGACATGGCCGAGGCGACCAGCAACCCGGAGATGATCCAGCGCACGCGCGCCCTGGCGGCCTTCTCCACCGCCAAGGAGTACGCGTCCATCCAGCGTGCGGTCATCGCCGCGGCCCTGCCGGCCACCGATGCCACGTACGGCGATCTCTCCGAGAACGACCGGCAGTACGGCCTCTCCGCCTTCGAGAACCAGAAGGCCGAGCTCACCAGCTTCGCCAGCATCTACGAGGGCAACTCGCGCGAGCTGACGAAGCCGCTCGACGAGCCGAGCCCGACCATCAAGGCGGCCGACACCTACGCGGAGCGTGTGCTCCGGCGTGAGAACGGTCTGCAGCTGCGTGACAAGCGCTCGTACCTGGACTGGGTGGACGCGGACTCCTCCAAGATCCAGGAAATGTCGAAGATCGAGCTCACGCTGCTCAACGAGATGGAGCAGAAGGCCCGCGAGCTGCGCAACGAGGCCGAGCAGGAAGCGATCATCTCCGGTGCGCTGATCCTGCTGGTGCTCGGTGTCTCGCTGGTCGGCGCCTTCGTGGTGGCCCGCTCCATGATCCGCTCGCTGCGCCGCCTCCAGGACACCGCGACGAAGGTCGCCCAGGACCGGCTGCCCGAGCTGGTCAAGCAGCTCTCCGAGTCCGACCCGCAGGACGTCGACACGTCCGTCGAGTCGGTCGGTGTGCACTCCAAGGACGAGATCGGCCAGGTCGCCGCGGCGTTCGACGACGTGCACCGCGAGGCCGTCCGGCTCGCCGCCGAGCAGGCCCTCCTGCGAGGCAACGTCAACGCGATGTTCACCAACCTCTCGCGCCGCTCCCAGGGCCTCATCCAGCGTCAGCTCTCGCTCATCTCCGAACTGGAGTCCCGCGAGGCCGACCCGGACCAGCTGTCCTCGCTGTTCAAGCTCGACCACCTCGCGACCCGCATGCGCCGTAACGGTGAGAACCTCCTGGTTCTCGCCGGTGAAGAGCCCGGCCGTCGCTGGACCCGTCCGGTCCCGCTGGTCGACGTGCTCCGTGCCGCCGCCTCCGAGGTGGAGCAGTACGAGCGCATCGAGCTGTCGGCCGTGCCCACCACCGAGGTCGCAGGCCGCGTGGTCAACGACCTCGTGCACCTGCTCGCCGAGCTGCTGGAGAACGCCACGTCGTTCTCCTCCCCGCAGACCAAGGTCAAGGTCACCGGTCACGCGCTGCCCGACGGCCGCGTACTGATCGAGATCCACGACACCGGTATCGGCCTCTCGCCCGAGGACCTCGCGGCGATCAACGAGCGGCTCGCCTCGCCGCCCACCGTGGACGTCTCGGTCTCCCGCCGCATGGGTCTGTTCGTGGTCGGCCGGCTGTCCCAGCGACACGGCATCCGCATCCAGCTCCGCCCGTCCGACTCCGGTGGTACGACCGCGCTGGTCATGCTGCCCGTCGATGTCGCCCAGGGCGGCAAGAAGGTTCCGGGCAACAAGCAGGGCCAGGGCATTCCCGCCGGCGGCGGCCCCGCCGCCGCGCAGGCCGCGGCCGGTGTCGCGGCAGCCCGTCGGGGCGGCGCAGGAAGCGGTCCCGCCCTCGGCGCGGGTGCTCCCACCGGCGGCAACGGCGGTCGGCTCAACCCCGGTCCGCAGCGCGGCCAGGTCGGCGCCGGAACCGGAGCGCGCGCCGCGCTGCCCAGGCCGGACGCGGGCGGTCGCCCGGGCGGACCTGGACCTGGTGGACCTGGCGGCTCGCGTGGCCCCCAGCCCCCGCAGGGCAGGCCGGCCCCGGCCGGTGCCGGTGCCCCGCAGGCCTTCAACGACTTCGGCAACAACGACTCCGGTCGGCAGGACGCGTTCGGTGGCGGACGTCAGGACACGATGGGCGGCAACAACCGCGGCCCCGTGCCCCCGCAGCCCCAGCAGCGTCCGGCCGGTGGTGACCAGGGCCGTCGTCCTCCGCAGCAGCCGCCGCAGCTGCCGCCGCGCGGTGGTCCGCGTGCCGAGCTGCCCGGCGGCAACCCGCAGCCGCGGGTGCCCAGCTGGAGCGACGACAACGCGCAGCCGCCGGTGCCGCGTTCCCCGATGGACGCCCCGCGCGGCCACGAGGAGCCGGACGCCACTTCGCAGATGCCGCGGATCAACGACCGTCAGGGCCCGGGTTCTCCCGCGTCCACCTCGGAGTTCCCGCGGATCGACGACCGTCAGGGTGCCGGTTCCACGGGCGAGTACCCGCGGCAGGACTACGACGCCCCGCGTTCCGGCGCGGGCGCCCCGCAGAACAACGGGCAGTTCGTCCGCCCGGACGTGTTCGGTACGCCGAATCCTTCCGGCGCGGGCCAGAACCCGTCCGCGGGCGGCCAGTACAACCGCCAGGACCCCGCCGCCACCGGCCAGTTCTCGATGCCCGGCCATGACGGTGGTTCCACCGGTCAGTACGCGGCGCCCGGGCAGGATGTTCAGCAGAACAACACCGGCCAGTTCCCGGCGCCGAACCACGGCGAGCGGCAGGGTGGCGGCACCGGACAGTTCGAGCGTCCCGGTGCCAACGGCACCAACGGCACCCACCCCCAGCGTCCCCCGTCGCGTCGGCGTCCCGCGCTCCCCCCGGAGCCCGAGGCGCTGCCGCCGGCGGGTCCCGGCGACGGGCGTACGCCGCTGTACGACACCCTGGAGACCAACTGGTTCAACCAGGCCCAGGCCGGCAACGGCGAGCAGGCACCGCAGGAGCCCGCACAGGCTCCCGCGGCCCCGCAGCGTCCGGCGCCCGCCGCATCCGGGTCCGCCTCCTGGCGGACCACCCCCAATGACGAACTCGGCCGGCAGGCCGAGCGGGTACGCCAGCCCTCCGCGGGTGGCGTCACCGTCTCGGGTCTGCCGCGCCGGGTCCCCCGCGCGAACCTCGTCGCGGGGACGGCTCAGCAGCAACAGCACCAAACCGGTCCGCAGGTCTCGCGTGCGCCCGATGACGTACGCGGCCGGCTGACCAATCTTCGTAGGGGCATCCAGCAAGGTCGGCAGGCCGGTACCGGCCAGACCGGCAGCTTCCCCAGCCCCACTCACCAGCAGGAGCGTTAG
- a CDS encoding FlgD immunoglobulin-like domain containing protein: MGFALGGAMALSGAVLTVPAEAAPNADTPVATTQLNHINPVDVRYGWVGASGFQYALGNAGNFQWAEYPGITPPAHAGPDDLATGTDVQITGTSGTVITQRHRSTGTTATVTIPTGQTYRAASGWSVLTQDADGALHVLRAAADGTTADLAVTGLPSGARPTGTYATGGSVRRLAVTYTLDGTSSLGLVDLADGTFRTYAGGVGTEPSITFNDSWLVVNRKAIRVDPEPGTAPATVSFPAKPLAVVGDQLLSGDPDFISSPAGEALTATSLATGARRTVLADADGAFRATPDGGLLATAGATASDFHVYRVLPAGGGDVSARPVFTVPPTRAKVDGLMVAGGELLMFGNATPTPGWDAAYAVPLDPTGKPTGIQVRRSPFIGSSPCLGGDAACPQLEALGDGRFAYLHTNSDGKESVHVAGDTDTFLAEPTGSVGGRIGTGTGRYVLYNGGTPATQKIADFPRGADGQTALDRTRSAAAIWGQRLWTPGTTQGSVVAYDLKAKRNVATVDTGAPCTPSEIQAVNTWLYWSCGSAGPSGVHDRATGRNITVPAGPSRLADGYLVRENRTGHELLLTDFHTGTATTRTAAVLPTADQNTGGNTGRWAVDRFGGNVAYLTAQGEVAIVTAGVPTSPLAQMEAQTDAAAGPTTQNPWQPVWQLSKPSTWTLTLTNASGNVVRNLTGDSRAAAVRASWDGRWGDGNRVTGTYTWRLTAEARDGQGPDLALTGTTTVN, from the coding sequence GTGGGATTCGCTCTTGGCGGGGCGATGGCGTTGTCGGGGGCAGTGCTGACCGTGCCGGCCGAGGCCGCGCCGAACGCCGACACCCCGGTCGCCACCACGCAGTTGAACCACATCAACCCGGTCGACGTCCGATACGGCTGGGTGGGGGCCTCCGGATTCCAGTACGCGCTGGGCAACGCGGGCAACTTCCAGTGGGCCGAGTACCCCGGCATCACGCCGCCGGCACACGCAGGCCCCGACGATCTGGCCACCGGCACCGACGTCCAGATCACCGGGACGTCGGGCACCGTCATCACCCAGAGGCACCGCTCCACCGGCACGACCGCCACCGTCACGATCCCGACCGGCCAGACCTACCGGGCGGCGTCCGGCTGGAGCGTGCTCACCCAGGACGCCGACGGAGCCCTGCACGTGCTGCGGGCCGCCGCCGACGGCACGACCGCCGACCTCGCGGTCACCGGCCTGCCGTCAGGAGCCCGGCCCACGGGCACCTACGCGACCGGCGGCTCGGTCCGCCGCCTCGCCGTCACCTACACCCTGGACGGCACCTCCTCCCTGGGCCTCGTCGACCTCGCGGACGGCACCTTCCGTACGTACGCCGGAGGCGTCGGCACCGAACCGTCGATCACCTTCAACGACAGCTGGCTCGTGGTGAACCGCAAGGCGATCCGGGTGGACCCGGAGCCCGGCACCGCACCCGCCACGGTGAGCTTCCCCGCCAAGCCCCTCGCGGTCGTCGGCGACCAACTCCTCAGCGGCGACCCGGACTTCATCTCCTCGCCCGCCGGCGAGGCACTCACCGCCACTTCGCTCGCCACCGGCGCCAGGCGCACGGTCCTCGCCGACGCCGACGGCGCCTTCCGTGCCACCCCGGACGGCGGCCTGCTCGCCACGGCCGGTGCCACGGCCAGCGACTTCCACGTGTACCGCGTCCTGCCCGCAGGGGGCGGGGACGTCTCGGCCCGGCCCGTGTTCACGGTGCCGCCGACCCGGGCCAAGGTCGACGGCCTGATGGTCGCGGGCGGCGAACTCCTGATGTTCGGCAACGCCACTCCCACCCCCGGCTGGGACGCCGCGTACGCCGTACCGCTGGACCCCACGGGCAAGCCCACCGGCATCCAGGTCCGCCGCAGCCCGTTCATCGGCTCCTCGCCCTGCCTCGGCGGCGACGCCGCCTGCCCCCAGCTGGAGGCCCTCGGCGACGGCCGCTTCGCCTACCTCCACACCAACTCGGACGGCAAGGAGTCGGTGCACGTCGCCGGGGACACCGACACCTTCCTCGCCGAACCCACCGGCTCCGTCGGCGGCCGCATCGGCACCGGCACCGGTCGCTACGTCCTCTACAACGGCGGAACCCCCGCCACCCAGAAGATCGCCGACTTCCCCCGCGGAGCCGACGGCCAGACCGCGCTCGACCGCACCCGCAGCGCCGCCGCGATCTGGGGCCAGCGCCTGTGGACCCCCGGCACCACCCAGGGCAGCGTCGTCGCGTACGACCTCAAGGCCAAGCGGAACGTCGCCACCGTGGACACCGGCGCCCCCTGCACCCCCAGCGAGATCCAGGCCGTCAACACCTGGCTCTACTGGAGCTGCGGCAGCGCAGGACCCTCCGGTGTCCACGACCGGGCCACGGGCCGGAACATCACGGTCCCGGCCGGCCCGTCCCGGCTCGCCGACGGCTACCTCGTCCGTGAGAACCGCACCGGCCACGAGCTGCTGCTCACGGACTTCCACACCGGTACGGCGACCACCCGGACCGCGGCCGTGCTGCCCACCGCGGACCAGAACACCGGCGGCAACACAGGCCGCTGGGCCGTCGACCGCTTCGGCGGCAACGTCGCGTACCTCACCGCCCAGGGCGAGGTGGCGATCGTCACCGCGGGCGTCCCCACCTCGCCGCTCGCGCAGATGGAGGCCCAGACCGACGCCGCCGCCGGGCCCACGACCCAGAACCCCTGGCAGCCCGTCTGGCAGTTGAGCAAGCCCTCGACGTGGACCCTGACCCTGACCAACGCGAGCGGCAACGTCGTACGCAACCTCACCGGCGATTCCAGGGCCGCCGCCGTCCGCGCCTCCTGGGACGGCCGCTGGGGCGACGGCAACCGGGTCACCGGCACATACACCTGGCGCCTGACCGCCGAGGCACGCGACGGCCAGGGCCCCGACCTGGCCCTGACCGGCACGACCACGGTCAACTGA
- a CDS encoding fumarylacetoacetate hydrolase family protein — protein sequence MRIARFSIDGNVAFGAVEGESPPGSTDGLVLDIIKGHPFTDFELSGTKVPLSKVRLLPPMLPNKVVAFGRNYAEHARELGNEVPDAPFAFFKPSTSVIGPGDEIAYPSFSNEVHHEAELAVVIGRMCREVPRERVKDVILGYTCANDVTARDVQKREKQWARAKGFDSSCPLGPWVETDLDPSDLTIMCTVNGQQRQLGRTSEMIHSVEDLIVNITEAMTLLPGDVILTGTPAGVGPLTVGDEVAVTIEGIGTLTNKVIKRG from the coding sequence GTGCGCATCGCCAGGTTCTCCATCGACGGCAACGTCGCGTTCGGCGCGGTCGAGGGCGAGAGCCCTCCTGGGTCGACCGACGGGCTCGTGCTCGACATCATCAAGGGCCATCCGTTCACGGACTTCGAGCTCTCCGGCACGAAGGTCCCGCTGAGCAAGGTCCGGCTCCTGCCGCCCATGCTCCCCAACAAGGTCGTGGCCTTCGGCCGCAACTACGCGGAGCACGCCAGGGAGCTGGGCAACGAGGTGCCGGACGCCCCGTTCGCCTTCTTCAAGCCGTCCACCTCGGTGATCGGCCCCGGCGACGAGATCGCGTACCCCTCCTTCTCGAACGAGGTGCACCACGAGGCCGAGCTGGCCGTGGTCATCGGCCGTATGTGCCGGGAGGTCCCGCGCGAGCGCGTCAAGGACGTCATCCTCGGCTACACCTGCGCCAACGACGTCACCGCACGCGACGTCCAGAAGCGCGAGAAGCAGTGGGCCCGGGCCAAGGGCTTCGACTCCTCCTGCCCGCTCGGCCCCTGGGTGGAGACGGACCTCGACCCGTCCGACCTGACCATCATGTGTACGGTCAACGGCCAACAGCGCCAGCTGGGCCGCACCAGCGAGATGATCCACTCCGTGGAGGATCTGATCGTCAACATCACCGAGGCCATGACGCTGCTCCCCGGCGACGTGATCCTCACGGGCACCCCCGCGGGGGTCGGCCCGCTCACTGTCGGCGACGAGGTCGCCGTCACCATCGAAGGCATCGGCACTCTCACCAACAAGGTGATCAAGCGTGGCTAA
- a CDS encoding roadblock/LC7 domain-containing protein, translating to MSQAAQNLNWLITNFVDNTPGVSHTVVVSADGLLLAMSEGFPRDRADQLAAVASGLTSLTAGASRIFEGGTVAQTVVEMERGFLFLMSVSDGSSLAVLSHPDCDIGLVGYEMALLVDRAGAVLTPDLRAELQGSLLH from the coding sequence ATGAGCCAGGCGGCACAGAACCTCAACTGGTTGATCACCAACTTCGTTGACAACACCCCCGGGGTGTCCCACACCGTCGTCGTTTCCGCCGACGGACTCCTTCTGGCGATGTCCGAGGGCTTTCCGCGCGACCGCGCCGACCAGCTCGCGGCCGTCGCCTCCGGACTCACTTCACTCACGGCCGGCGCCTCCCGGATCTTCGAGGGCGGCACCGTCGCCCAGACGGTCGTCGAGATGGAACGCGGCTTCCTCTTCCTCATGTCCGTCTCGGACGGATCGTCCCTCGCGGTCCTGTCCCACCCGGACTGCGACATCGGCCTTGTCGGATACGAGATGGCCCTGCTCGTCGACCGTGCGGGTGCGGTGCTCACGCCGGATCTGCGGGCCGAGCTCCAGGGCAGCCTGCTTCACTAG
- the gltX gene encoding glutamate--tRNA ligase — protein MANATVRVRFCPSPTGNPHVGLVRTALFNWAFARHNEGTLVFRIEDTDAARDSEESYGQLLDSMRWLGFDWDEGPEVGGPHEPYRQSQRMDIYRDVAAKLLEAGHAYHCYCSTEELDARRDAARAAGKPSGYDGHCRELTAEQKAAYEAEGRTPIVRFRMPDETITFTDLVRGEITYLPENVPDYGIVRANGAPLYTLVNPVDDALMEITHVLRGEDLLSSTPRQVALYKALTELGIAKSVPAFGHLPYVMGEGNKKLSKRDPQSSLNLYRERGFLPEGLLNYLSLLGWSLSADQDIFTMDEMVAAFDVKDVNPNPARFDLKKAEAINADHIRLLDVKDFAERCAPWLKAPFAPWAPEDFDQAQWDAIAPHAQTRLKVLSEITDNVDFLFLAEPVFDEVSWTKAMKEGSDALLRTAREKLDAADWSSPDSLKEAVLAAGEEHGLKLGKAQAPVRVAVTGRTIGLPLFESLEILGKEKTLARIDAALAKLTA, from the coding sequence GTGGCTAACGCGACCGTCCGCGTACGTTTCTGTCCGTCCCCGACCGGCAACCCCCACGTGGGCCTGGTCCGCACCGCTCTGTTCAACTGGGCGTTCGCCCGGCACAACGAGGGCACTCTGGTCTTCCGCATCGAGGACACCGACGCGGCCCGCGACTCCGAGGAGTCGTACGGCCAGCTGCTCGACTCGATGCGCTGGCTGGGCTTCGACTGGGACGAGGGCCCCGAGGTCGGCGGCCCGCACGAGCCGTACCGCCAGTCGCAGCGGATGGACATCTACCGCGACGTGGCGGCCAAGCTCCTGGAAGCGGGCCACGCCTACCACTGCTACTGCTCCACGGAGGAGCTGGACGCCCGCCGCGACGCCGCCCGCGCCGCCGGCAAGCCGTCCGGCTACGACGGCCACTGCCGCGAGCTGACCGCCGAGCAGAAGGCCGCGTACGAGGCCGAGGGCCGCACCCCCATCGTCCGCTTCCGCATGCCCGACGAGACGATCACCTTCACGGACCTGGTCCGCGGCGAGATCACGTACCTCCCGGAGAACGTCCCGGACTACGGGATCGTACGAGCCAACGGAGCCCCGCTCTACACGCTCGTGAACCCGGTCGACGACGCCCTGATGGAGATCACCCACGTCCTGCGCGGCGAGGACCTGCTCTCCTCCACCCCGCGCCAGGTCGCCCTCTACAAGGCGCTGACCGAGCTGGGCATCGCCAAGTCGGTACCCGCCTTCGGACACCTGCCGTACGTGATGGGCGAGGGCAACAAGAAGCTCTCCAAGCGTGACCCCCAGTCGTCGCTGAACCTCTACAGGGAGCGCGGCTTCCTCCCCGAGGGCCTGCTCAACTACCTCTCCCTGCTGGGCTGGTCGCTCTCCGCCGACCAGGACATCTTCACGATGGACGAGATGGTCGCGGCCTTCGACGTCAAGGACGTCAACCCGAACCCGGCCCGCTTCGACCTCAAGAAGGCCGAGGCGATCAACGCCGACCACATCCGCCTGCTGGATGTGAAGGACTTCGCCGAGCGCTGCGCCCCCTGGCTGAAGGCCCCCTTCGCGCCCTGGGCGCCGGAGGACTTCGACCAGGCCCAGTGGGACGCGATCGCCCCGCACGCCCAGACCCGCCTCAAGGTCCTCTCCGAGATCACGGACAACGTCGACTTCCTGTTCCTGGCGGAGCCGGTCTTCGACGAGGTGTCCTGGACGAAGGCCATGAAGGAGGGCAGCGACGCGCTGCTCCGTACGGCCCGCGAGAAGCTGGACGCGGCCGACTGGTCTTCGCCCGACTCCCTCAAGGAGGCCGTCCTGGCCGCCGGCGAGGAGCACGGCCTCAAGCTGGGCAAGGCCCAGGCCCCCGTCCGCGTCGCCGTCACGGGCCGCACGATCGGCCTGCCGCTCTTCGAGTCCCTGGAGATCCTGGGCAAGGAGAAGACGCTGGCCCGCATCGACGCGGCACTGGCGAAGCTGACCGCCTAG
- a CDS encoding DUF742 domain-containing protein has protein sequence MTPPTASHDPYAQPYEDEGDQPLVRPYAMTGGRTRPRYQLAIEALISTTADPAQLMGLLPEHQRICHLCREVKSVAEVSALLSMPLGVARILVADLAEAGLVAIHQPGGDESNGGAPDVTLLERVLSGLRKL, from the coding sequence ATGACCCCGCCCACCGCCTCTCATGATCCGTACGCACAGCCGTACGAGGATGAGGGCGACCAGCCGCTGGTACGTCCGTACGCGATGACCGGCGGCCGGACCCGGCCGCGCTACCAGCTCGCCATAGAGGCACTGATCAGCACCACGGCCGACCCGGCGCAGCTGATGGGGCTGCTCCCGGAGCACCAGCGGATCTGCCACCTCTGCCGTGAGGTGAAGTCGGTGGCCGAGGTGTCGGCCCTGCTGTCCATGCCCCTGGGTGTGGCACGGATTCTCGTCGCGGACCTCGCGGAGGCCGGACTCGTCGCGATCCACCAGCCGGGTGGCGACGAGAGCAATGGCGGCGCCCCGGACGTGACACTGCTCGAAAGGGTGCTCAGTGGACTTCGCAAGCTCTGA
- a CDS encoding HAD family hydrolase: MTIRAVVWDVDDTIFDYTTADRAGMRGHLAAENLLDGYASVEQALDHWRDLTDQQWARYAAGEVDWEEGRRDRVRAFLGKPLTDPEAEDWFLRYLGHYESAWALFPDVLPVLDTLAGSHRHAVLSNSSIRVQDHKLRVLGVRDRFESVLCAAELGVSKPAAEAFHAACEALELPPNQVAYVGDHPEIDGQGAADAGMFSVWIDRGGVRAVTAPEPDAAPGGVPDQLTGLRRIASLAELPAILGPDTRFGAPSTFR; encoded by the coding sequence ATGACGATCAGGGCTGTGGTCTGGGATGTGGACGACACCATCTTCGACTACACCACGGCCGACCGGGCCGGCATGCGCGGACATCTCGCCGCCGAGAACCTGCTCGACGGGTACGCCTCCGTCGAGCAGGCCCTCGACCACTGGCGCGACCTCACCGACCAGCAGTGGGCGAGGTACGCGGCGGGGGAGGTGGACTGGGAGGAGGGCCGCCGGGACCGGGTGCGGGCCTTTCTGGGCAAGCCCCTCACCGACCCGGAGGCGGAGGACTGGTTCCTCCGGTATCTCGGGCACTACGAGTCGGCCTGGGCGCTGTTCCCCGACGTCCTGCCCGTCCTCGACACCCTGGCCGGCAGCCACCGCCACGCCGTGCTGTCCAACTCCAGCATCCGGGTCCAGGACCACAAGCTGCGCGTTCTCGGCGTACGGGACCGGTTCGAGTCCGTGCTCTGCGCGGCCGAGCTGGGTGTCTCGAAGCCCGCGGCGGAGGCGTTCCACGCGGCCTGCGAGGCCCTGGAGCTGCCGCCGAACCAGGTCGCGTACGTCGGGGACCACCCGGAGATCGACGGGCAGGGCGCGGCCGACGCGGGAATGTTCTCGGTCTGGATCGACCGCGGGGGCGTGAGAGCCGTCACGGCCCCGGAGCCCGACGCCGCACCGGGCGGGGTGCCGGATCAGCTCACCGGCCTGCGCCGGATCGCCTCGCTGGCCGAACTCCCTGCGATCCTCGGGCCCGATACCCGTTTTGGAGCGCCGTCCACCTTCAGGTAA